The proteins below come from a single Drosophila miranda strain MSH22 chromosome Y unlocalized genomic scaffold, D.miranda_PacBio2.1 Contig_Y1_pilon, whole genome shotgun sequence genomic window:
- the LOC117189757 gene encoding SH3 domain-containing protein C23A1.17-like isoform X5 yields MDLSLERDSSALGSLFQQIINDMKNTSPLWDDFVAKASKLHTCLRAAIQAIAACLDAFQKIADAATNSRGASKEMATALTRVCLRHKAVETRLKTFTSAIMDCLVQPLQDKIEDWKRTVATIDKDHAKEYKRCRSELKKRSSDTLRLQKKARKGQTDGLQSLMDSHMQDVTLRRAELEEVEKRSLRAAMVEERLRYCSFVHMLQPVVHEECEVMSELGHLQEAMQSIALVTKEPSVLPQASEEFIHDAKASINLYPESPGGGSGSQGGGCSNSLGSRKSSVCSISSMNSSGSSNSPGHHHYPRFLSQFVTPAIRLKPGESSDSGFCSSPALTTQVSNATNQTANVSTWPPHSQDVVDTLPPTADRPHTISTAYEKGHQRPPLTVYTFQNPETIHESGSGNGINNGSVAPSNGQPSSGQTTPATQKSPAASLSRPPLPVRCSSLERPLSAQSNHRQGSGSGGLLQRQCPSPIPAHITKELSAAHHTQQQLQQQQSPPTYVNMSELANMAALKLTNHQQQQQQQKPTPPPLQQQSSIDSICSQHSNDSSGSHQLLQQQQQAPHAAQHHATRSHSISSTASSLHSHPSIDSTVACGSVAGQHTHSTSTNTNTTSPSSGSSTPQNNYSPLLTNSPTSTAAGTPSGSSITTGTGTGAGLGFVYQVSSPTPPTSEVQVQVLKITEQAGSQPPASAEDTDERSRASVLQKASMFEKQAASVAAATGSVSPPVPATGPSPAAAAPSVGGPKRSEAEQQEMGGAGGGLVGAGGSTRIARRSSINQAKPPPPVRRSSSVTPSPNASVGTFRTSSPAAGGGGGGGIYAQPKLVNSMSSFRTSSPSPNGHGHGHAHPLPPTQPKVNPNLIAQLNARLNSKQQQQHHQQHASEGIYGNQQQPGGESIYTRSGLSMSQPQQQQHYDDYATSTNIEKTGSIRAKTKAEFLENLNAKLAKQGMSGRAFAVRNLINSKALPDPRICHESLMDQIKRGAPLKRNQKINDRSAPKIHLINAKT; encoded by the exons AACACCTCTCCACTGTGGGATGACTTCGTGGCAAAGGCCAGCAAATTGCACACATGCTTGAG GGCTGCCATACAGGCAATCGCCGCCTGTTTGGATGCCTTCCAGAAGATAGCCGATGCGGCCACCAATTCCAGAG GCGCCTCCAAGGAAATGGCCACCGCCCTGACCCGGGTCTGCCTGCGCCACAAGGCAGTGGAGACCCGCTTGAAGACCTTCACCAGCGCCATTATGGACTGTCTGGTGCAGCCGCTGCAGGACAAGATCGAGGACTGGAAACGCACCGTGGCCACCATCGACAAGGACCATGCCAAAGAATACAAGCGCTGCCGGAGTGAGCTGAAGAAGCGCTCCAGCGACACGCTGCGGCTCCAGAAGAAGGCCCGCAAGGGCCAGACCGACGGCCTCCAGTCGCTGATGGACTCGCACATGCAGGACGTGACCCTGCGCCGGGCCGAGCTGGAGGAGGTGGAGAAGCGTTCGCTGCGAGCGGCCATGGTGGAGGAGCGGCTGCGCTACTGCAGCTTCGTCCACATGCTGCAGCCGGTGGTGCACGAGGAGTGTGAGGTGATGTCCGAGCTGGGACATCTGCAG GAGGCCATGCAGTCCATTGCTCTGGTCACCAAGGAGCCCAGTGTCCTGCCGCAGGCCTCCGAGGAGTTCATCCACGATGCCAAGGCCAGCATCAATCTCTATCCGGAGTCGCCGGGCGGCGGATCCGGCTCCCAGGGCGGCGGCTGCTCCAACTCTCTGGGATCCAGGAAGAGCTCTGTCTGCTCCATCAGCAGCATGAACAGCAGCGGCTCCAGCAACTCTCCGGGCCATCATCACTATCCGCGCTTCCTGTCGCAG TTTGTAACGCCCGCAATTCGCTTGAAACCTGGTGAATCCAGTGATAGTGGCTTTTGCTCATCGCCAGCTCTAACAACAcag GTCTCGAACGCAACGAACCAGACGGCAAATGTGTCGACATGGCCGCCACATTCCCAGGACGTGGTGGACACCCTCCCGCCCACGGCCGACCGACCGCACACCATTTCCACGGCATACGAGAAGGGTCACCAGCGCCCGCCACTGACTGTCTACACGTTCCAGAACCCAGAGACCATCCACGAGTCCGGGAGCGGCAACGGGATCAACAATGGGTCGGTGGCCCCATCCAACGGACAGCCATCGTCGGGCCAGACCACACCGGCCACCCAGAAGTCTCCGGCCGCATCGCTCAGTCGTCCGCCTCTGCCAGTC CGCTGCTCGTCGCTGGAGCGTCCGCTGTCGGCGCAGAGCAACCACCGTCAGGGCAGTGGAAGCGGCGGCCTGCTGCAGCGTCAGTGCCCCTCACCGATACCGGCTCATATCACGAAAG AGCTGTCCGCAGCACATCATacacagcagcagctccagcagcagcagagtcCGCCCACATACGTTAACATGTCCGAACTGGCCAACATGGCGGCCTTGAAGCTCACTaaccaccagcagcaacagcagcagcagaagcccACGCCACCgcctctgcagcagcagagctCCATTGATTCGATCTGCTCGCAGCATTCCAACGACTCCTCGGGCTCCCATCAGCttctacagcagcagcagcaagcgcCTCACGCTGCCCAGCATCATGCCACACGCTCCCATTCCATATCCTCGACGGCCTCGTCGCTGCACTCGCATCCATCGATCGACTCGACGGTCGCTTGCGGCTCCGTCGCGGGCCAGCACACCcacagcaccagcaccaacacGAACACCACCTCGCCGTCCAGTGGCAGCTCCACGCCCCAGAACAATTACTCGCCCCTGTTAACCAACTCACCCACGTCCACTGCCGCAGGTACGCCCAGTGGAAGCAGCATCACCACGGGCACGGGTACCGGCGCCGGACTGGGATTCGTCTACCAGGTCAGCTCGCccacgccgccgacgagcgaGGTGCAGGTGCAGGTGCTCAAGATCACCGAGCAGGCGGGATCGCAGCCGCCGGCCAGTGCCGAGGACACGGACGAAAGGTCGCGTGCCTCTGTCCTGCAGAAGGCCTCCATGTTCGAGAAGCAGGCGGCATccgtggcagcagcaaccggTAGTGTGTCGCCTCCTGTTCCGGCCACGGGTCCATCCCCTGCAGCGGCCGCCCCCAGTGTAGGGGGACCAAAGCGGTCCGAGGCCGAGCAGCAGGAAATGG gaggagcaggaggaggattAGTAGGAGCAGGTGGCTCAACGCGGATCGCACGTCGTTCGTCCATCAATCAGGCCAAGCCACCGCCGCCAGTGCGACGCAGCTCCTCGGTGACACCCAGTCCCAATGCTTCGGTGGGG ACGTTCCGCACCTCGTCACCGGCCGCAGGCGGAGGAGGCGGTGGGGGCATCTATGCCCAACCCAAGCTGGTCAACAGCATGTCCAGCTTCCGCACCAGCAGCCCAAGTCCcaatgggcatgggcatgggcatgcgCACCCACTGCCACCGACACAGCCCAAGGTGAATCCGAATCTAATTGCACAGCTGAATGCACGACTCAacagcaagcagcagcagcagcaccatcaACAGCATGCTTCCGAGGGCATCTACGGCAACCAGCAGCAACCTGGAGGCGAGTCGATCTACACGCGGAGCGGCCTGTCCATGTCCcagccgcaacagcagcaacactATGACG ACTACGCCACAAGCACAAATATCGAAAAGACTGGCAGCATTCGGGCCAAGACCAAGGCCGAGTTCCTCGAGAATCTCAACGCGAAACTGGCCAAGCAGGGCATGTCCGGCCGCGCATTTGCCGTGCGAAATCTCATCAATAGCAAGGCCCTG CCGGACCCTCGCATCTGTCACGAGTCGCTGATGGATCAGATAAAACGCGGAGCCCCGTTGAAACGTAACCAGAAGATCAACGATCGCAGCGCTCCTAAAATACACTTAATTAACGCAAAGACCTAA
- the LOC117189757 gene encoding protein MTSS 2-like isoform X6 — MDLSLERDSSALGSLFQQIINDMKNTSPLWDDFVAKASKLHTCLRAAIQAIAACLDAFQKIADAATNSRGASKEMATALTRVCLRHKAVETRLKTFTSAIMDCLVQPLQDKIEDWKRTVATIDKDHAKEYKRCRSELKKRSSDTLRLQKKARKGQTDGLQSLMDSHMQDVTLRRAELEEVEKRSLRAAMVEERLRYCSFVHMLQPVVHEECEVMSELGHLQEAMQSIALVTKEPSVLPQASEEFIHDAKASINLYPESPGGGSGSQGGGCSNSLGSRKSSVCSISSMNSSGSSNSPGHHHYPRFLSQVSNATNQTANVSTWPPHSQDVVDTLPPTADRPHTISTAYEKGHQRPPLTVYTFQNPETIHESGSGNGINNGSVAPSNGQPSSGQTTPATQKSPAASLSRPPLPVRCSSLERPLSAQSNHRQGSGSGGLLQRQCPSPIPAHITKELSAAHHTQQQLQQQQSPPTYVNMSELANMAALKLTNHQQQQQQQKPTPPPLQQQSSIDSICSQHSNDSSGSHQLLQQQQQAPHAAQHHATRSHSISSTASSLHSHPSIDSTVACGSVAGQHTHSTSTNTNTTSPSSGSSTPQNNYSPLLTNSPTSTAAGTPSGSSITTGTGTGAGLGFVYQVSSPTPPTSEVQVQVLKITEQAGSQPPASAEDTDERSRASVLQKASMFEKQAASVAAATGSVSPPVPATGPSPAAAAPSVGGPKRSEAEQQEMGGAGGGLVGAGGSTRIARRSSINQAKPPPPVRRSSSVTPSPNASVGTFRTSSPAAGGGGGGGIYAQPKLVNSMSSFRTSSPSPNGHGHGHAHPLPPTQPKVNPNLIAQLNARLNSKQQQQHHQQHASEGIYGNQQQPGGESIYTRSGLSMSQPQQQQHYDDYATSTNIEKTGSIRAKTKAEFLENLNAKLAKQGMSGRAFAVRNLINSKALPDPRICHESLMDQIKRGAPLKRNQKINDRSAPKIHLINAKT, encoded by the exons AACACCTCTCCACTGTGGGATGACTTCGTGGCAAAGGCCAGCAAATTGCACACATGCTTGAG GGCTGCCATACAGGCAATCGCCGCCTGTTTGGATGCCTTCCAGAAGATAGCCGATGCGGCCACCAATTCCAGAG GCGCCTCCAAGGAAATGGCCACCGCCCTGACCCGGGTCTGCCTGCGCCACAAGGCAGTGGAGACCCGCTTGAAGACCTTCACCAGCGCCATTATGGACTGTCTGGTGCAGCCGCTGCAGGACAAGATCGAGGACTGGAAACGCACCGTGGCCACCATCGACAAGGACCATGCCAAAGAATACAAGCGCTGCCGGAGTGAGCTGAAGAAGCGCTCCAGCGACACGCTGCGGCTCCAGAAGAAGGCCCGCAAGGGCCAGACCGACGGCCTCCAGTCGCTGATGGACTCGCACATGCAGGACGTGACCCTGCGCCGGGCCGAGCTGGAGGAGGTGGAGAAGCGTTCGCTGCGAGCGGCCATGGTGGAGGAGCGGCTGCGCTACTGCAGCTTCGTCCACATGCTGCAGCCGGTGGTGCACGAGGAGTGTGAGGTGATGTCCGAGCTGGGACATCTGCAG GAGGCCATGCAGTCCATTGCTCTGGTCACCAAGGAGCCCAGTGTCCTGCCGCAGGCCTCCGAGGAGTTCATCCACGATGCCAAGGCCAGCATCAATCTCTATCCGGAGTCGCCGGGCGGCGGATCCGGCTCCCAGGGCGGCGGCTGCTCCAACTCTCTGGGATCCAGGAAGAGCTCTGTCTGCTCCATCAGCAGCATGAACAGCAGCGGCTCCAGCAACTCTCCGGGCCATCATCACTATCCGCGCTTCCTGTCGCAG GTCTCGAACGCAACGAACCAGACGGCAAATGTGTCGACATGGCCGCCACATTCCCAGGACGTGGTGGACACCCTCCCGCCCACGGCCGACCGACCGCACACCATTTCCACGGCATACGAGAAGGGTCACCAGCGCCCGCCACTGACTGTCTACACGTTCCAGAACCCAGAGACCATCCACGAGTCCGGGAGCGGCAACGGGATCAACAATGGGTCGGTGGCCCCATCCAACGGACAGCCATCGTCGGGCCAGACCACACCGGCCACCCAGAAGTCTCCGGCCGCATCGCTCAGTCGTCCGCCTCTGCCAGTC CGCTGCTCGTCGCTGGAGCGTCCGCTGTCGGCGCAGAGCAACCACCGTCAGGGCAGTGGAAGCGGCGGCCTGCTGCAGCGTCAGTGCCCCTCACCGATACCGGCTCATATCACGAAAG AGCTGTCCGCAGCACATCATacacagcagcagctccagcagcagcagagtcCGCCCACATACGTTAACATGTCCGAACTGGCCAACATGGCGGCCTTGAAGCTCACTaaccaccagcagcaacagcagcagcagaagcccACGCCACCgcctctgcagcagcagagctCCATTGATTCGATCTGCTCGCAGCATTCCAACGACTCCTCGGGCTCCCATCAGCttctacagcagcagcagcaagcgcCTCACGCTGCCCAGCATCATGCCACACGCTCCCATTCCATATCCTCGACGGCCTCGTCGCTGCACTCGCATCCATCGATCGACTCGACGGTCGCTTGCGGCTCCGTCGCGGGCCAGCACACCcacagcaccagcaccaacacGAACACCACCTCGCCGTCCAGTGGCAGCTCCACGCCCCAGAACAATTACTCGCCCCTGTTAACCAACTCACCCACGTCCACTGCCGCAGGTACGCCCAGTGGAAGCAGCATCACCACGGGCACGGGTACCGGCGCCGGACTGGGATTCGTCTACCAGGTCAGCTCGCccacgccgccgacgagcgaGGTGCAGGTGCAGGTGCTCAAGATCACCGAGCAGGCGGGATCGCAGCCGCCGGCCAGTGCCGAGGACACGGACGAAAGGTCGCGTGCCTCTGTCCTGCAGAAGGCCTCCATGTTCGAGAAGCAGGCGGCATccgtggcagcagcaaccggTAGTGTGTCGCCTCCTGTTCCGGCCACGGGTCCATCCCCTGCAGCGGCCGCCCCCAGTGTAGGGGGACCAAAGCGGTCCGAGGCCGAGCAGCAGGAAATGG gaggagcaggaggaggattAGTAGGAGCAGGTGGCTCAACGCGGATCGCACGTCGTTCGTCCATCAATCAGGCCAAGCCACCGCCGCCAGTGCGACGCAGCTCCTCGGTGACACCCAGTCCCAATGCTTCGGTGGGG ACGTTCCGCACCTCGTCACCGGCCGCAGGCGGAGGAGGCGGTGGGGGCATCTATGCCCAACCCAAGCTGGTCAACAGCATGTCCAGCTTCCGCACCAGCAGCCCAAGTCCcaatgggcatgggcatgggcatgcgCACCCACTGCCACCGACACAGCCCAAGGTGAATCCGAATCTAATTGCACAGCTGAATGCACGACTCAacagcaagcagcagcagcagcaccatcaACAGCATGCTTCCGAGGGCATCTACGGCAACCAGCAGCAACCTGGAGGCGAGTCGATCTACACGCGGAGCGGCCTGTCCATGTCCcagccgcaacagcagcaacactATGACG ACTACGCCACAAGCACAAATATCGAAAAGACTGGCAGCATTCGGGCCAAGACCAAGGCCGAGTTCCTCGAGAATCTCAACGCGAAACTGGCCAAGCAGGGCATGTCCGGCCGCGCATTTGCCGTGCGAAATCTCATCAATAGCAAGGCCCTG CCGGACCCTCGCATCTGTCACGAGTCGCTGATGGATCAGATAAAACGCGGAGCCCCGTTGAAACGTAACCAGAAGATCAACGATCGCAGCGCTCCTAAAATACACTTAATTAACGCAAAGACCTAA
- the LOC117189757 gene encoding pneumococcal serine-rich repeat protein-like isoform X3, producing MDLSLERDSSALGSLFQQIINDMKNTSPLWDDFVAKASKLHTCLRAAIQAIAACLDAFQKIADAATNSRGASKEMATALTRVCLRHKAVETRLKTFTSAIMDCLVQPLQDKIEDWKRTVATIDKDHAKEYKRCRSELKKRSSDTLRLQKKARKGQTDGLQSLMDSHMQDVTLRRAELEEVEKRSLRAAMVEERLRYCSFVHMLQPVVHEECEVMSELGHLQEAMQSIALVTKEPSVLPQASEEFIHDAKASINLYPESPGGGSGSQGGGCSNSLGSRKSSVCSISSMNSSGSSNSPGHHHYPRFLSQFVTPAIRLKPGESSDSGFCSSPALTTQVSNATNQTANVSTWPPHSQDVVDTLPPTADRPHTISTAYEKGHQRPPLTVYTFQNPETIHESGSGNGINNGSVAPSNGQPSSGQTTPATQKSPAASLSRPPLPVKPAHVRCSSLERPLSAQSNHRQGSGSGGLLQRQCPSPIPAHITKELSAAHHTQQQLQQQQSPPTYVNMSELANMAALKLTNHQQQQQQQKPTPPPLQQQSSIDSICSQHSNDSSGSHQLLQQQQQAPHAAQHHATRSHSISSTASSLHSHPSIDSTVACGSVAGQHTHSTSTNTNTTSPSSGSSTPQNNYSPLLTNSPTSTAAGTPSGSSITTGTGTGAGLGFVYQVSSPTPPTSEVQVQVLKITEQAGSQPPASAEDTDERSRASVLQKASMFEKQAASVAAATGSVSPPVPATGPSPAAAAPSVGGPKRSEAEQQEMDKSFEDSIKALNNLIGELDSFQREIDEGKGRQNSNNNLTTSSSSSENNNLPPACIGSTASTTSTTNIDLCGISNQTNFSGCGTDTSDTTSEELAGEEGGQLMDPTLVEARRRERELLGASDSELSRCYVSETSLLTGGLTAGGYENPTFAHFVSANRDDPYNGGSGSEGRSLYAPASASVSVSADSISLAASDSICLSGQPRHAYVDTCSDSGSAVVVIYDHQIPNTPDIEFVKQNSEIVLLRTKDPQVQSQLQLHEMRELLQLPSNLAGSPDSPDSGSCKAPPPATATVAPAKQRLSSFRASSEQQLQLLGRGSPQRGKANHVEQPPQQQQPAQGTVSDNGSLPVDPPVMRRQMPPKPTSLCLSLFNGTGTGTGSNQPPSVADKPLIPRKSDFKADLDAKIRRQKQKVQQQLQQQQQQQQKQQQTPQQPLQQQQQQQQQHSPQSHQTRNCNVTNGPAAAVVIASASDPILSPHPYQNQNHNHRMPSQNQTTATSNHKQYQTPQAAATATSKTSASPPSAIKANPALSSLSPRGGLPQPSSSSSLPSSASASTNSTSTNALAPLPVATATATAPCRPPASAPPAAHPYVCSLNAANPQANHQANTNTNSTANANATPRPASLSGGAGGGLVGAGGSTRIARRSSINQAKPPPPVRRSSSVTPSPNASVGQVTHLQLQHNTPLSSSSEHLPPPPAFMLESMSSAPPAGMPSSALKVSETVRALAAMRHQPASPGTLRRIQQQQQHQQQQQQQQYQPPLQTFRTSSPAAGGGGGGGIYAQPKLVNSMSSFRTSSPSPNGHGHGHAHPLPPTQPKVNPNLIAQLNARLNSKQQQQHHQQHASEGIYGNQQQPGGESIYTRSGLSMSQPQQQQHYDAGPSHLSRVADGSDKTRSPVET from the exons AACACCTCTCCACTGTGGGATGACTTCGTGGCAAAGGCCAGCAAATTGCACACATGCTTGAG GGCTGCCATACAGGCAATCGCCGCCTGTTTGGATGCCTTCCAGAAGATAGCCGATGCGGCCACCAATTCCAGAG GCGCCTCCAAGGAAATGGCCACCGCCCTGACCCGGGTCTGCCTGCGCCACAAGGCAGTGGAGACCCGCTTGAAGACCTTCACCAGCGCCATTATGGACTGTCTGGTGCAGCCGCTGCAGGACAAGATCGAGGACTGGAAACGCACCGTGGCCACCATCGACAAGGACCATGCCAAAGAATACAAGCGCTGCCGGAGTGAGCTGAAGAAGCGCTCCAGCGACACGCTGCGGCTCCAGAAGAAGGCCCGCAAGGGCCAGACCGACGGCCTCCAGTCGCTGATGGACTCGCACATGCAGGACGTGACCCTGCGCCGGGCCGAGCTGGAGGAGGTGGAGAAGCGTTCGCTGCGAGCGGCCATGGTGGAGGAGCGGCTGCGCTACTGCAGCTTCGTCCACATGCTGCAGCCGGTGGTGCACGAGGAGTGTGAGGTGATGTCCGAGCTGGGACATCTGCAG GAGGCCATGCAGTCCATTGCTCTGGTCACCAAGGAGCCCAGTGTCCTGCCGCAGGCCTCCGAGGAGTTCATCCACGATGCCAAGGCCAGCATCAATCTCTATCCGGAGTCGCCGGGCGGCGGATCCGGCTCCCAGGGCGGCGGCTGCTCCAACTCTCTGGGATCCAGGAAGAGCTCTGTCTGCTCCATCAGCAGCATGAACAGCAGCGGCTCCAGCAACTCTCCGGGCCATCATCACTATCCGCGCTTCCTGTCGCAG TTTGTAACGCCCGCAATTCGCTTGAAACCTGGTGAATCCAGTGATAGTGGCTTTTGCTCATCGCCAGCTCTAACAACAcag GTCTCGAACGCAACGAACCAGACGGCAAATGTGTCGACATGGCCGCCACATTCCCAGGACGTGGTGGACACCCTCCCGCCCACGGCCGACCGACCGCACACCATTTCCACGGCATACGAGAAGGGTCACCAGCGCCCGCCACTGACTGTCTACACGTTCCAGAACCCAGAGACCATCCACGAGTCCGGGAGCGGCAACGGGATCAACAATGGGTCGGTGGCCCCATCCAACGGACAGCCATCGTCGGGCCAGACCACACCGGCCACCCAGAAGTCTCCGGCCGCATCGCTCAGTCGTCCGCCTCTGCCAGTC AAGCCGGCCCATGTG CGCTGCTCGTCGCTGGAGCGTCCGCTGTCGGCGCAGAGCAACCACCGTCAGGGCAGTGGAAGCGGCGGCCTGCTGCAGCGTCAGTGCCCCTCACCGATACCGGCTCATATCACGAAAG AGCTGTCCGCAGCACATCATacacagcagcagctccagcagcagcagagtcCGCCCACATACGTTAACATGTCCGAACTGGCCAACATGGCGGCCTTGAAGCTCACTaaccaccagcagcaacagcagcagcagaagcccACGCCACCgcctctgcagcagcagagctCCATTGATTCGATCTGCTCGCAGCATTCCAACGACTCCTCGGGCTCCCATCAGCttctacagcagcagcagcaagcgcCTCACGCTGCCCAGCATCATGCCACACGCTCCCATTCCATATCCTCGACGGCCTCGTCGCTGCACTCGCATCCATCGATCGACTCGACGGTCGCTTGCGGCTCCGTCGCGGGCCAGCACACCcacagcaccagcaccaacacGAACACCACCTCGCCGTCCAGTGGCAGCTCCACGCCCCAGAACAATTACTCGCCCCTGTTAACCAACTCACCCACGTCCACTGCCGCAGGTACGCCCAGTGGAAGCAGCATCACCACGGGCACGGGTACCGGCGCCGGACTGGGATTCGTCTACCAGGTCAGCTCGCccacgccgccgacgagcgaGGTGCAGGTGCAGGTGCTCAAGATCACCGAGCAGGCGGGATCGCAGCCGCCGGCCAGTGCCGAGGACACGGACGAAAGGTCGCGTGCCTCTGTCCTGCAGAAGGCCTCCATGTTCGAGAAGCAGGCGGCATccgtggcagcagcaaccggTAGTGTGTCGCCTCCTGTTCCGGCCACGGGTCCATCCCCTGCAGCGGCCGCCCCCAGTGTAGGGGGACCAAAGCGGTCCGAGGCCGAGCAGCAGGAAATGG aCAAATCTTTCGAAGACTCAATCAAAGcattaaataatttaattgGCGAACTAGACTCGTTTCAACGTGAGATTGATGAGGGCAAGGGCAGGcagaacagcaacaacaacctgACAAcgagtagcagcagcagcgagaaCAACAACCTGCCCCCCGCCTGCATCGGCAGCACCGccagcaccaccagcaccaccaaCATCGATTTGTGCGGCATCAGCAACCAGACCAACTTCAGCGGCTGCGGCACGGACACGTCGGACACCACCTCCGAGGAGCTGGCCGGAGAGGAGGGTGGCCAACTGATGGACCCCACGCTGGTGGAGGCCAGGCGGCGAGAACGAGAGCTTCTGGGCGCCAGCGATTCGGAGCTGAGTCGCTGCTATGTGAGCGAGACGAGTTTGCTGACCGGCGGCCTGACAGCGGGCGGCTACGAGAACCCCACGTTCGCCCACTTTGTGAGTGCGAACCGCGACGACCCCTACAACGGGGGGTCGGGCAGCGAGGGGCGCTCCCTATATGCgcccgcctccgcctccgtgtccgtgtccgcaGACAGCATCTCGTTGGCCGCCTCCGACAGCATCTGCCTGTCGGGGCAGCCGCGGCACGCCTACGTGGACACCTgcagcgacagcggcagcgCCGTCGTGGTGATCTACGACCACCAGATCCCCAACACCCCGGACATTGAATTCGTCAAGCAGAACTCGGAGATAGTCCTGCTGCGCACCAAGGACCCCCAGGTGCAGTCGCAGCTGCAGCTCCACGAGATGCGcgagctgctgcagctgcccTCGAATCTAGCCGGATCCCCGGACTCGCCGGACTCGGGTAGTTGCAAGGCGCCCCCGCCGGCAACAGCAACTGTGGCGCCCGCCAAGCAGCGACTCTCCTCGTTTCGCGCCTCCagcgagcagcagctgcagctgctcgGACGCGGCAGCCCGCAAAGAGGTAAAGCAAACCACGTCGAGCAGccgccccagcagcagcagccggcaCAAGGGACAGTCAGTGATAACGGTAGTCTCCCAGTAGACCCTCCTGTGATGCGGCGACAGATGCCCCCAAAGCCCACCAGCCTCTGCCTGAGCCTTTTCAATGGTAcaggtacgggtacgggttcGAATCAGCCTCCCAGTGTGGCCGACAAGCCATTGATACCCCGAAAGTCAGACTTTAAGGCCGACTTAGATGCCAAAATACGcaggcagaagcagaaggTTCAACAGCAattacagcagcagcaacagcaacagcagaagcagcaacaaacGCCACAGCAGccactgcaacagcagcagcagcagcaacaacaacactcACCACAGTCGCACCAAACCAGAAACTGTAATGTCACTAATggcccagcagcagccgttGTTATTGCATCCGCATCAGATCCAATCTTGAGCCCGCATCCataccaaaaccaaaaccacaACCATAGAATGCCAAGCCAAAATCAGACAACAGCAACATCCAATCATAAGCAATACCAGACGCCCCAAGCAGCTGCGACAGCAACATCAAAAACATCAGCATCTCCTCCAtctgcaataaaagcaaaccCAGCATTATCATCATTGTCACCTCGCGGTGGTCTGCCACAgccatcatcatcgtcatcattaccatcatctgcatctgcatccaCAAACTCCACATCGACAAACGCTCTTGCTCCGCTGCccgttgccactgccactgccactgccccctGCAGACCACCAGCATCAGCGCCACCAGCCGCCCATCCATATGTGTGCTCCTTGAATGCCGCCAACCCCCAAGCTAACCATCAAGccaatacgaatacgaattccactgccaatgccaatgccacgCCCAGGCCGGCCTCGTTGTCGG gaggagcaggaggaggattAGTAGGAGCAGGTGGCTCAACGCGGATCGCACGTCGTTCGTCCATCAATCAGGCCAAGCCACCGCCGCCAGTGCGACGCAGCTCCTCGGTGACACCCAGTCCCAATGCTTCGGTGGGG CAAGTGACGCATCTGCAGCTGCAACATAACACGCCGCTAAGCAGCTCCAGCGAGCATCTACCACCGCCGCCAGCCTTTATGCTGGAGTCCATGTCCAGCGCCCCTCCAGCGGGCATGCCGAGCTCCGCTCTGAAGGTGTCGGAGACGGTGCGAGCCCTGGCAGCCATGCGGCATCAGCCGGCATCGCCTGGTACGCTAAGACgtatacagcagcagcagcaacaccagcaacaacaacagcaacagcaatatCAACCCCCACTGCAG ACGTTCCGCACCTCGTCACCGGCCGCAGGCGGAGGAGGCGGTGGGGGCATCTATGCCCAACCCAAGCTGGTCAACAGCATGTCCAGCTTCCGCACCAGCAGCCCAAGTCCcaatgggcatgggcatgggcatgcgCACCCACTGCCACCGACACAGCCCAAGGTGAATCCGAATCTAATTGCACAGCTGAATGCACGACTCAacagcaagcagcagcagcagcaccatcaACAGCATGCTTCCGAGGGCATCTACGGCAACCAGCAGCAACCTGGAGGCGAGTCGATCTACACGCGGAGCGGCCTGTCCATGTCCcagccgcaacagcagcaacactATGACG CCGGACCCTCGCATCTGTCACGAGTCGCTGATGGATCAGATAAAACGCGGAGCCCCGTTGAAACGTAA